GCTGTTGTTTATTATGTCTGCTTCTCTCTATTTCTTCTGGAGTTGGATCGTCAAACAAACCAAATAAGAAGCTTGGGGACTTATGTGTTTCTAGGATCGCATTAAACATATTGTTGTTTACACCTGATTCAATCTGTGTGAGGTTCCACCAGATATCGTTGCGATCGACTCTCATCATACTATTTCGAGAAATAGGTGTAATGTAGGCAGTTGTATCGGTCACATAGTTTTCAAATAATGATAAAAGATCGTCTATTTGAGCTTGGTAGCTATTAATATTTTTCTTTGATTGCTGAATGGTTTCATCCCAAACGTCCAGGCTCTTTCCTGCGTTACTTTCTACATAAACAGCTATCGAGGTTAGGGAACTGTGCATTTGATTTAAGGCATTTTTGTATGTATGAAGTTGTTCAATAATTTGATCCAATATTCCATAGTTAATTTGTATGTCTCTTTCATGACTGCCCACTCCGAATCATTTCACTCGCTTCTTCATCGGCCTTTTTCATTTCTTCTAGCATTTCTTTACCAGCAGCATGAATAGCATACATATCCTTTAGTAAATCTTTATTGATATCATCATTCATATTATCTAGAATCGCATCAACTTTTTCTATGAAATCAGAATTAAAGTTCTTTAATTGATCTCTTGTGCCAGTACGGAAGGTGTCAGTATAACTACTAAACTCTTCAATACTTGATTGAAGTGTTTGTAAAGTGGTTTGTAAATCGTGAACACTCATCTTTATGTTTGTTGTTCCCAATACGTAAACTCCTCTCTACCAACTTTTTATCTAAAATGAACAGATTGAATCGTGGCAAGTAATTGATCAATCTCTGCTATCATTTCTTCTATCATTTCTCTCATCTCTTCTTCAACAGATGCATTTTCTAAGTCCATTTGCTCAAAATTTTTCTTAATCTCATATTTTGCATCTTCCAAAGACGAGCTGATACCAGAAACTAAGTTATAACAAAAGCTTGACGTATAAAGTGCCATTACCTTTTACCCGCTCTTTCCTTAGACTCAATTTCAAGCTGAAGGCGTTTCATGTCTTGTGTAGAAAATTCAATAGAACTCATATTTTTTTGAACAATAAAATCTTCTTTTATGAGCAGAAGAAATGCTTCTTCCATATCATCTTTATAGCCTGTATGAATCACGTTTGTAATCAATGGCTCTGTAAAATAAATGGTTGTATCTTTCTTCATTTCTCCTACAGGGTAAATAGCGCCACCGTATGGGAAATACGTTTGATACCCTGTTGGTGCTATAAAACGCTTTGTAATCACAACCTTGGTAGGTGAAGACGTTTGATGTTCAGGAATAAAATGAAGTGGATTAAGCTCAACAACTGTACCTAGCGGTAACACCTCTCTCATGATTTCAATACATGAAGTAATAAAGAGGACAAAAGGCTTTTCAGGTAAACAAAAATATGTTTGTGCAAACTAATCACGTGTTCATCATTTTCTCTTCTATAAGTAATCTCTTCTCCATTTTCACATTGTATATTATAGGAAGATCGCTCTTGCTTGTAAGCATAGTAAAGTTCTTGAAAGACAAGTTCATCATCAAGATACAAATCTGCAAACTCATTAATTGCCACACGATATCTAATTTTTGCTTCATTTGATAAAGAGTCAATGACTTGAGCCACTTTTTCCATAGCGAGTGTTTTTAACTCCATTTTTTCATTCAACCCACTCACTCACTTTCATGTTAATTTTTTACATACATATGTATTATAAATGAAGCGCTTGGAAATTATATGGTAAAAATTATCTAAAAATAACAGTTGTGCATCTATGCTCCTAGATATAAGTACTTACTTTTTAAAGAAAACTAGTCTGAAAGTTTACTACGTAAATAAAAAAGCGTTTTACGTGTTGTATAAGTAGTTGGGTTTTGAGTACAAAGTCGCTAAATTCTCAATTGAATTGGGAAATTTGTATCTTTTTTGTAATGCTATTTTTGCACCCTAATTCACATTCCTTTCAGGCAGGATGACAAAAGTTCATGTGGTGTGCGAGTTTGTTAGCTACATTAATTGGGGATTGATGTACTGAAAGTGGTAGGGTTTTGGATATTCAAGTTAGAATATATTAGACTTTGATGTTATTCATTGTTGATTTTTCGTGGAGGTATAGGAATTAATAGGCGGAGAAATTCCGGGTAAGGTATATAGTAGGTGCTTAAAAAGCCGATATAAGCGGATATATTCCGTTTAACTTCTCTAAATATAGCCAAATCTAAAGTTTTGGTTCAGATAAGCGGAAAAAATCCTCTTATTTTGTGAGAAATGTTGGTTTTTCCTAATTTAAACGGAATTTTTCCGTTTATTTTTCAGGAAACACTACTATATAGTGCAAAAAAATGCTTGGAGACACAATGTTCCAAGCATTTTTGCTAATTAATTTGTCTGTTAATTCAAGTGTTCTTGTCCATTTGACAAACTTCGGGGAGTGACAGGCACCAAATAATCTTCAATCATTTTTACATTCTTCAAATTCTTTCCATAATCCACAACAGTAGTGGCAACCGCAGGCTTACTTTGTATATGTACCTTAGATCTTTCTTCATCTACCTTCTCTACAAAAACGGATATCTTGTCGCCCCAGGTTAAGGCGTTTACTGCTGTTTTCGCATGGATCTTACCTTCCTGATCGTTCTCATAGGTTATTTTGGTTCCGTTGATGGAAAGAACAGCTTTTTTACATAGCTCGAAGGCAGATTTGTATGGCAAGGTTAATTCAATTTGTTTTTCCTGCTTCACACTAGTAGTTCCTGATTCTCCAATTGACTTCATTGAAACTTTGTTAATGATTCCTAGGATAATCGTCATTCCTAGTCCAAAGAAGAGACCTACCATAATCCCTATTTCCAATTCTTGAAACATAAGTCCCATGATGAATCCAAAAGGAATGCTAGTGAAGAAAAAAATTTGCAGCAGCTTCTTCATCCTTTATCTTCCTCCTTTAAGCACACCCACATGTTGTAGAAACGCTGTTGTCATATCGACAAAATTCGGGAAGTGACAGGCACCACTCACACTCCGGACCAGCACCTCTTCTAAGCAGGGAACCTACTCCGGAACCCCAACCGCATTCACAGGATAAAACCGAAACTTCACTTCACCAATTACCGAGTCGTAGGGAACGAATCCAAATATTCTGCTGTCCTTGCTGTCTAAGCGATTGTCTCCCATTACAAAGAGCATGTCTTTTGGTACTTTTGTTTCTCCTGTGATTTCTTCAAGCGTGAAATCAAATGTTAATTCTTCTAATGTATTATTTTCTTTATTTTCTCTTAAATACTCTTCTGGGAATTCTTCGCCATTGATAGAAAGAACATCATCTTCCATTTTAATCGTATCGCCTGGTAGACCTATTACTCTCTTTATATAGTGTTCTCCTTCAAGGTCTGGAGCATCAAACACGACCACATCGAAGCGCTGGATCTCTGATGTTTTACTCAGTATCACCCTATCTGCATCATGAAAAGTAGGTGACATTGACTCCCCAAATACAGACGTTGGTGTAAAGATAAATTGGCGACAAACAAAAACAATGATGATCGCAAGCGCAAATGTTTTCAGCCAAGATAGAACTTCTTTTTTTGTACTAGCTTTCATTCTTGATCTTCACCTCATATTTTTATTTTTCTATAAAAGCACTTCCAGTTTTAAGCAGTTTTTCAACCTCTTAAATCATACCACATCTCTAAAAAGTATTTCCCACCCTTTCCCATAAAAGAAAAGGTTGTTTTTCTATTCATTTTCACCTTTAAACATCATATAATAAAATTTGTCTGTTATAAACTGTTAGGAGTTGAAAAAATTGGAAAATAATAAGAACCTTGTCCATAAGCATGAAGAAACGCTATTTATTATCTGTATCATCGTCAGCGTTCTTATGGCATTATACTTACTTCTTTCGATCATTGGTGTTTTTATCGTATTAGCAATTGGATTATTATCACTATTTTCGCATGCTCTTTCTATGGCTCACATTCAATTAAACGGGGTGAGATTAAGAGAAAATCAGTTTCCTGAGCTTCACAATAAGGTGATCACTCTTTGTCAAAAGATGAATTTAGACAAGATCCCTGAAGTGTATGTGATTGAATCTGGTGGACTATTAAATGCTTTCGCTACAAAAGTTCTCGCATTATTCGGGAAAAACATGGTTGTGCTATATTCTGATTTCATTGATATTGCAGAGGAGTCAGAGGACTTTGATATTGATTATGTCATTGCTCACGAGTTAGCTCATATTAAAAGGAACCATATCGCTAAAAGTATACTACTCTCATTATCTATGTGGGTACCATTCTTAGGCACAAGTTATTCAAGAATGGCAGAATATACATGTGACCGCATGGCAGCTTATTATACAGAAAAACCAGAAAATGCTATTAATGGTCTTTTAGTTTTAGCTGCTGGTAGAAGGCTTTATAACAAAGTTAATATTCAAGAATATTTAACGCAATACAACGAAAAACGGGGGATTTTCGCTATTTTAGCTGAGCTACTATCAACACATCCTCCTATTCCAAAGCGCATACATGAAATAGAACGTTTCACATACGGAGAACCTTCCGTACAGCTTAAAAGCAGAACAAAGAGAATTGTTTTGTTAATGTTCGTTATCTTTGTTGTTATTCCTACAATTTTTATTGGTATTGGTGTAGGAACGGCAGTTGTTCTATCACAATTTGGCAGCAAGTTAGAACAATTTTTCATGGAAAGTGACTACGGATATAGCTTTGAGAATACTCCTTTAATGCAGGCTGTAATAGATGCTGATAAAGCAGAAGTAGAGGACCTTTTACTAAGTGGTGAAGACCCTAATGAAGTAAATGAGTATGAAGAAAGTGTCCTAATGATTGCTGTTGCAAATAATCAGGATGACCTTATTCCTTTGCTCGTTGAATATGGCGCAGATCCTAACTGGCAAGATAGCTGGGGATGGACGGCATTAATGAATGCTGTTTATAACGAGGATATAAATTCTACTAAAAGATTATTAGAAGCAGGTGCAGATCCTGCTATTACTGATTCTGAGGGGATATCCGCTGTTGATCATGCTTATGATATGGGGAATGATGAGATGATTACGTTATTAAATTCATATACTTATTAGGCTTCACCCAGAGAATGTCCAATATAGTACCTGTACAATCTATGAGTGCATAAATGGAAATCCTAAGATTTTGCTTAGGTTTTTTTTTATTGAACGCAAACAGTTATAGAAATCATTGCTTCTATACTCTGTTACATAGTTACCAGCCTTTATTCTGTTTGCGGGCATTTTTACCTCATTAAAATTCCTTCATCCAGGTTAGCCACCTCCCCCATTCCATCATTCAAAGCGAAGGAACGTTGTAGATTATCTCTAATGAGTAACAACAAATATTCTTAAACCTCTAATTGGGTCAGACCTAAGAAAAATAGGTGGTAGCCGTTCCATATTTAGTCCAGGTAAATAAGATGGGTTATTGATAAGGGGGTAATTTTACATGCTTTTGATCATCCTTACCGTTAGTCTTGTTTTATTTATAGGATTTTTGGAGTATAAAACAAATAACTCAAGACTTAATAACATTCCTGTTAGGATCAATGTTAACGGAATACGAGGTAAATCAACCGTAACGAGGTTGATTTTTTCCATTATAAAAGAAGCCGATCGAAA
This Metabacillus endolithicus DNA region includes the following protein-coding sequences:
- a CDS encoding DUF4176 domain-containing protein, encoding MREVLPLGTVVELNPLHFIPEHQTSSPTKVVITKRFIAPTGYQTYFPYGGAIYPVGEMKKDTTIYFTEPLITNVIHTGYKDDMEEAFLLLIKEDFIVQKNMSSIEFSTQDMKRLQLEIESKERAGKR
- the lepB gene encoding signal peptidase I; this encodes MKASTKKEVLSWLKTFALAIIIVFVCRQFIFTPTSVFGESMSPTFHDADRVILSKTSEIQRFDVVVFDAPDLEGEHYIKRVIGLPGDTIKMEDDVLSINGEEFPEEYLRENKENNTLEELTFDFTLEEITGETKVPKDMLFVMGDNRLDSKDSRIFGFVPYDSVIGEVKFRFYPVNAVGVPE
- a CDS encoding M48 family metallopeptidase, producing MENNKNLVHKHEETLFIICIIVSVLMALYLLLSIIGVFIVLAIGLLSLFSHALSMAHIQLNGVRLRENQFPELHNKVITLCQKMNLDKIPEVYVIESGGLLNAFATKVLALFGKNMVVLYSDFIDIAEESEDFDIDYVIAHELAHIKRNHIAKSILLSLSMWVPFLGTSYSRMAEYTCDRMAAYYTEKPENAINGLLVLAAGRRLYNKVNIQEYLTQYNEKRGIFAILAELLSTHPPIPKRIHEIERFTYGEPSVQLKSRTKRIVLLMFVIFVVIPTIFIGIGVGTAVVLSQFGSKLEQFFMESDYGYSFENTPLMQAVIDADKAEVEDLLLSGEDPNEVNEYEESVLMIAVANNQDDLIPLLVEYGADPNWQDSWGWTALMNAVYNEDINSTKRLLEAGADPAITDSEGISAVDHAYDMGNDEMITLLNSYTY